A stretch of Campylobacter showae DNA encodes these proteins:
- a CDS encoding tetratricopeptide repeat protein: protein MTNLKTFVALFIGATLSYSASNEISVFDAGNLDSSSPYGLTDNEKTFLKNKQNVENLSRNMGDVESNLNAMQERLEGLQSVLDGLNSRMSRIEKRLNDLEGNDGNSTAKSDFDELKKYVEESRKIQEANNAKITKALKDMGALIDKSNAAPATTKKNDEDKPVASSSPDAELQTPKTDFTKQKNQDVASEAKKLFDTGKLDDAKARYEYLLSKDHKPAMANFYLGEIAYQQKAYNNAIKYYQQSIQLYDKADYTPKLLYHTAISFDKIKDTASANKFYKALKLGYPDSKEAKAAPTRN, encoded by the coding sequence ATGACGAATTTAAAAACTTTCGTGGCTCTTTTTATAGGAGCCACTCTCTCTTATTCCGCTTCCAATGAAATTTCGGTATTTGACGCTGGAAATTTAGATAGCTCTAGCCCCTACGGTTTGACTGATAACGAAAAAACATTTCTAAAAAACAAACAAAACGTAGAAAATCTAAGTAGAAATATGGGTGACGTCGAGTCAAATTTAAATGCCATGCAAGAGCGCCTAGAAGGCTTGCAAAGCGTGCTAGACGGACTAAACTCGAGAATGTCTAGGATAGAAAAAAGACTAAACGATCTTGAAGGAAACGACGGAAATTCTACCGCAAAAAGCGATTTCGACGAGCTTAAAAAATACGTAGAAGAAAGCCGAAAAATACAAGAGGCCAACAACGCTAAAATCACCAAAGCCCTTAAGGATATGGGCGCTTTGATAGATAAGAGTAACGCTGCGCCAGCTACCACAAAAAAAAACGATGAAGACAAGCCGGTAGCTAGCAGTAGCCCGGATGCTGAGCTGCAAACTCCAAAGACTGATTTTACTAAACAAAAAAATCAAGACGTAGCAAGCGAAGCTAAAAAGCTATTTGATACAGGTAAGCTCGACGATGCAAAAGCTAGATACGAGTATCTTTTAAGCAAAGATCATAAGCCTGCGATGGCGAATTTTTATCTCGGTGAGATAGCGTATCAGCAAAAAGCTTACAACAACGCCATAAAATACTACCAGCAGAGCATCCAGCTGTACGACAAGGCCGACTATACCCCAAAGCTTCTTTATCACACTGCCATCAGCTTTGATAAGATAAAAGACACGGCAAGTGCAAATAAATTTTACAAAGCGCTAAAACTAGGCTATCCGGACAGTAAAGAAGCCAAAGCCGCACCTACTCGAAACTAA
- a CDS encoding FKBP-type peptidyl-prolyl cis-trans isomerase: MKEQVIAMFYELKDAKTGEILESNMQVGQEISFLTGRGHIIEKLEEEVAKLEKGETKVIVIPAAQACGEYDSNAVQMLPKEQFAGIELKEGMELFGQGEHGESVRVIVKSIGEDDVTVDFNHPYAGKDLEFKVQIFDKRDATEDEIATGMVAGAHTCGCGGHDHDHHHGEGGCCGHGHHDHGHHHGDGGCGCH; encoded by the coding sequence GTGAAAGAACAAGTTATAGCTATGTTTTATGAGCTAAAAGACGCAAAAACGGGCGAAATTTTAGAGTCCAATATGCAAGTAGGGCAGGAAATTTCCTTTTTAACGGGCCGCGGACATATCATCGAGAAACTAGAAGAAGAGGTTGCCAAACTAGAAAAAGGCGAAACGAAGGTTATCGTTATCCCGGCTGCGCAAGCTTGCGGCGAGTACGACTCTAATGCTGTTCAAATGCTACCTAAAGAGCAATTTGCGGGCATAGAGCTAAAAGAGGGCATGGAGCTTTTCGGTCAAGGCGAGCACGGCGAGAGCGTACGCGTGATAGTAAAATCTATCGGCGAGGACGACGTAACGGTTGATTTTAACCACCCTTACGCAGGCAAAGATTTGGAGTTTAAGGTTCAAATTTTCGACAAACGCGATGCTACAGAGGACGAGATAGCTACCGGTATGGTAGCCGGCGCTCACACATGCGGATGCGGAGGACACGATCACGACCATCATCACGGCGAGGGCGGATGCTGCGGACACGGACACCATGACCACGGTCACCACCACGGCGACGGCGGATGCGGCTGCCACTAA
- a CDS encoding 5'-methylthioadenosine/adenosylhomocysteine nucleosidase, with product MIAILGAMREEVAPLLERIKDYKEVKHANNVFYLANFGGKELVIAYSKIGKVNAALTASAMIEKFGAQKLLFTGVAGALNPNLKIGDMLYATSLVQHDVDITAFGHPYGYVPETSIFIKSDDALNALASSVAAEKGIELKGGIIATGDQFICDNAKKEWLKATFKADAAEMEGASVALVCESLGVPFFVLRAISDEAGGSAEFDFDKFLQDSANVGAQFMLAMIERL from the coding sequence ATGATAGCGATCTTAGGCGCGATGCGCGAGGAGGTCGCTCCTCTGCTCGAGCGCATCAAGGATTACAAAGAGGTTAAGCACGCGAATAACGTATTTTACCTCGCAAATTTCGGCGGTAAAGAGCTCGTGATCGCCTACTCAAAGATTGGCAAGGTAAACGCCGCTCTTACCGCAAGCGCGATGATAGAGAAATTTGGCGCCCAGAAGCTGCTTTTTACCGGCGTCGCAGGCGCGCTAAATCCAAATTTGAAAATCGGAGATATGCTTTACGCGACTAGCCTTGTACAGCACGACGTCGATATCACGGCGTTTGGGCACCCGTACGGCTACGTGCCCGAGACCAGTATCTTTATCAAAAGCGACGACGCTCTAAATGCGTTAGCCTCTAGCGTCGCGGCCGAAAAAGGCATCGAGCTAAAAGGCGGCATCATAGCTACGGGCGATCAGTTTATCTGCGACAATGCTAAAAAAGAGTGGCTAAAAGCGACCTTCAAAGCCGATGCGGCCGAGATGGAGGGCGCTAGCGTGGCGCTGGTTTGCGAGAGTCTTGGCGTGCCGTTTTTCGTGCTTCGCGCGATTAGTGACGAGGCGGGCGGCAGCGCGGAGTTTGACTTCGATAAATTTTTACAAGACTCGGCAAACGTCGGCGCGCAGTTCATGCTCGCGATGATCGAGCGGCTATGA
- the fabD gene encoding ACP S-malonyltransferase, which translates to MRAAFIFPGQGSQSVGMGKEIYENFRPAAELLQNASDSLKIDFSNLLFNENDLINRSEFTQPAIVLNSLMCYLALKQSVNLEPSFALGHSLGEFSALAVSGAFDFAGALRIVNLRGKFMQEDCAGKDVTMSVILGLSDETVEQICKNAQDDGHQIYAANYNCDGQIVIAGLKEDIAKFESAFKEAGAKRVLPLNMSVISHCPLLKSASEKLTAQLEPALAAKFDTVISNASAKPYGTKDEALNLLKAQLVSPVLYKQSIKDIENEIDIFVEFGGSVLKGINKKITEKPTFSVTDLGSLEELLKELK; encoded by the coding sequence ATGAGAGCAGCGTTTATATTTCCCGGGCAAGGCTCGCAAAGCGTCGGTATGGGTAAGGAAATTTACGAAAATTTCCGCCCGGCCGCCGAGCTTTTGCAAAATGCAAGCGACAGCCTAAAAATCGACTTTTCAAATCTACTTTTCAACGAAAATGACCTTATAAATAGGAGCGAATTTACCCAGCCTGCCATCGTCTTAAACTCGCTTATGTGCTATCTCGCGCTAAAGCAAAGCGTAAATTTAGAGCCTAGCTTCGCGCTTGGCCACTCTTTGGGCGAGTTTAGCGCGCTTGCGGTTAGCGGAGCGTTTGATTTTGCTGGTGCGCTTAGGATCGTAAATTTGCGCGGTAAATTTATGCAAGAGGACTGCGCGGGCAAAGACGTAACGATGAGCGTTATTTTGGGTCTTAGCGACGAGACGGTAGAGCAAATTTGCAAAAACGCACAAGATGACGGCCATCAAATTTACGCCGCGAACTACAACTGCGACGGTCAGATCGTGATCGCGGGACTAAAAGAGGACATCGCCAAATTTGAGTCGGCGTTTAAAGAAGCGGGCGCTAAGCGTGTGTTGCCTCTAAACATGTCCGTCATTAGCCACTGCCCGCTTTTAAAGAGCGCTAGCGAGAAACTAACGGCGCAGCTAGAGCCAGCGTTGGCAGCTAAATTTGACACGGTCATTTCAAATGCATCGGCGAAGCCTTACGGCACGAAAGATGAAGCGCTAAATTTACTAAAAGCTCAGCTTGTTAGCCCCGTTTTATACAAACAAAGTATCAAAGACATCGAAAACGAGATCGATATTTTCGTGGAGTTCGGCGGTAGCGTGCTAAAAGGCATCAACAAAAAAATCACCGAGAAGCCGACATTTAGCGTCACCGATCTTGGCAGCCTTGAAGAGCTTTTAAAGGAGCTTAAATGA
- a CDS encoding OmpA family protein — protein MKKVVLTSAAIAALLLSGCSSKNPEVDMSADANQNMGGMNSSDNMMSDSERLQQLISSIEGQVQTVYFDFDKFNIKGDMQSAINTNAGLFNQSEAQALSVKVEGNCDEWGTDEYNYALGLKRAKAAKDALVKQGVAADRITVVSYGESNPVCTDKTKACDAQNRRAEFKVLP, from the coding sequence ATGAAAAAAGTAGTTTTAACTTCTGCTGCTATTGCAGCTTTATTGTTGAGCGGTTGTAGCTCTAAAAACCCTGAAGTTGATATGAGCGCTGACGCCAATCAAAATATGGGCGGTATGAACTCAAGCGATAACATGATGAGCGATAGCGAGAGATTGCAACAATTAATTTCAAGCATCGAAGGTCAAGTTCAAACTGTATACTTTGACTTTGACAAATTTAACATCAAAGGCGACATGCAGTCTGCTATCAACACAAACGCAGGCCTATTTAATCAATCAGAGGCTCAAGCTCTTTCTGTAAAAGTAGAGGGTAACTGCGACGAGTGGGGTACAGACGAGTACAACTATGCGCTTGGTCTAAAAAGAGCAAAAGCTGCTAAAGACGCTCTTGTAAAACAAGGCGTTGCTGCTGATAGAATCACCGTTGTAAGCTACGGCGAAAGCAACCCTGTTTGCACAGACAAAACAAAAGCTTGCGACGCTCAAAACAGACGTGCTGAATTTAAAGTTCTTCCATAA